The following DNA comes from Candidatus Sysuiplasma acidicola.
TCAGTAATCGAACTTCTCCCTGAATAGGGCAGTCGCGTAATGTATTGCCTGCGAGCTTTTGATCTTCGGCGGCATCGGCCTTTCTTGCGGGTCAGCCATTATCTCTACCAATGCCGGCTTCCCCGAATCAATTGCAGCCCTGATCGCTTTCCTGACCTCACCGGGTTCTGTCACTCTAATGCCGAAACCTCCGCAAGCTATTGCATAGTCTGCATAATTCGGGTTGTGCAGCTCGATGCCAAACTCCGGGTGACCCATTACCTCCTCTTCGAACTTGATCATTCCAAGAATGCCGTTGTTTATTACTACGACGACTATCGGTAACGAGTACTTCACTGCCGTATTGAAGTCGCCCATGAGCATGGTGAAGCCGCCGTCACCCGCAAAGGCTGCCACTCTCTTGGCGGGATTGGAAAGCGCTGCTCCTATTGCTGAAGGCAATGCCACGCCCATGCTTCCCAGCCAGGGGGAAAATATGAATTTATGTCGTCCGGATTTGAAGTAACGGGCAATCCACACCGTCACGTTACCCACATCTACACAGACTATCGCGTCATCAGGAAGCTCTTCCTGAAGCGCTCTCGCTGCGATCTGCGGCCTGATCGGCTTTCTCCCGTCAGCACAATCGTCGTCGATTTTCTCCTTCCATTTAACCATCTCCTTTCTGTAACGCTCAAGAAATTCCTTTTTGTCCCTCGCTTTTACAAGCTTCAGAAGCCGTTCAATCGTGTCACGCGCATCACCGAGCAGTGCGACATCAACCTGTTTTCTCTTTCCAATCTTACCCGGGTCGAGATCAATCTGAATTGTCCTTGCTTTTTCCGGGAGGAATTGAGTGTACGGATAGCTCGTACCAACCATCAGTAGCGTGTCGGCCTCTTCCATCGCATTCTGACTGGGTCTAGTGCCTATCAGCCCCAGCCCTCCAAGACAATTGGGGTGATCATCGGGAATGCACCCCTTTCCGGGAAGTGTTACACAGATGGGAGCTCCTATTTTTTCTGAAAACTCAATAAGAATGTCTCCCGCTGCGCGTGCGCCGCTTCCAGCCAGTATAATGACATTCTTTCCGTTGTTCAACAGATCTGCCGCTTTTCCGAGATCTGCATCTCCGGCAACTGGCTTCGCTTCAGTGTAAGTTACCGAAGTCTCCTGTGCTGACCTGGACACTTTTCTGCGTGGTATGTCAAGGGGAAAGGAAATGTGTGATACGCCTCTCATTGAAACCGCATTCCGGCAGGCTGTTTCAATTACCACCTCTGCATCGTCCGGAGAAGCGATTCTCTGATTGTACACGGAAACGTCGGAGAAGAGCCGGAGCAGATCGATTTCCTGAAAGTAATCCGTTCCTATAAGATCAGAGTCGACCTGCCCTGTAAGTGCAATCACCGGTACTCTTGATGTCTTCGCTTCATAGAGTCCGTTGAGCAGGTGTATGGATCCGGGTCCTGCAGTTCCAACGCATGCGGCTAGTTTTCCACTAAGTTTCGCCTCCGCCGAAGCTGCAAAGGCGCCTGCCTCTTCGTGCCTTACGAGTATGAATTCAATATCCTTGCTTTTCCTGATTGCATCCATTATTGTGTTTATCGCGTCGCCCGGGATGCCGTATACCCTCTTCACTCCCCATCCTGTGAGTCTTTCCACAACTATATCCGCTACCGTCTTGCCGAAAACCATCGAATCATCCATTCTCGGAGTAAAGAATGACTCTTTCCAATAAACAGTTTCGCAATAATAGCGATAACCCTGTTTGACCCATTTCAGGGCTGACGAACAGTGTCTAACGGGGTGAATTATTGGCGGAACAGGCGGCGGGCCCGTTCAACAATAATTTTTAACTACTGCCCGGTTCTACAACCACAAACAGGAGGCTTGGTTGTAACTGTTTTCGTTGATATTCCTGATCAAGAACAGGATTAAAGGTGTTTTCAGCAGCAGAAAAGCCGCAATCCTGATCGCCTTTGCAACCATTGTGGTTTCAGTCGGCACAGTAGCCTTCTATTATGTCGAACCTGTCCTCCCTTCAGGGCAGAAAAATAGTTTCTTTCTCTCACTCTACTGGACGATCGAGACAATCACAACCGTTGGTTATGGTGATATTTACCCCAGCAACACAATGGCAAGATTTGTCTTCTTCTTCGTGATCCTGTTCGGTATAAGCTCCTATGCACTTATAGCAACTGAAGTATCTGCCTGGGTAATCGACAAAAAGTTTATGGAATTCAGGGGTCTGCATCGTATGACTATGGACGAACACATAATTATTGTGGGCTACAACGACTCGACCAACGAGCTGATAAAGCAGCTCAGAGCGCATAACGCCGAATATGTTGTTGTCGATGACAGCACAGATGCATCAACGCTCAAGTCAAACGGCATCGTGGCGATATCGGGGAATCCGCTCTCTACGGACACACTGAAGAGGGCCGGAATAGAAAATGCGAACATACTTGTTATATCCGATCAGGCAGACGAACTGGCAATCATGGTAACGCTGAAATCCAGGGAACTTAATCCGTCGGTCAAGGTAATTGCG
Coding sequences within:
- a CDS encoding pyruvate oxidase (catalyzes the formation of acetyl phosphate from pyruvate) — translated: MVFGKTVADIVVERLTGWGVKRVYGIPGDAINTIMDAIRKSKDIEFILVRHEEAGAFAASAEAKLSGKLAACVGTAGPGSIHLLNGLYEAKTSRVPVIALTGQVDSDLIGTDYFQEIDLLRLFSDVSVYNQRIASPDDAEVVIETACRNAVSMRGVSHISFPLDIPRRKVSRSAQETSVTYTEAKPVAGDADLGKAADLLNNGKNVIILAGSGARAAGDILIEFSEKIGAPICVTLPGKGCIPDDHPNCLGGLGLIGTRPSQNAMEEADTLLMVGTSYPYTQFLPEKARTIQIDLDPGKIGKRKQVDVALLGDARDTIERLLKLVKARDKKEFLERYRKEMVKWKEKIDDDCADGRKPIRPQIAARALQEELPDDAIVCVDVGNVTVWIARYFKSGRHKFIFSPWLGSMGVALPSAIGAALSNPAKRVAAFAGDGGFTMLMGDFNTAVKYSLPIVVVVINNGILGMIKFEEEVMGHPEFGIELHNPNYADYAIACGGFGIRVTEPGEVRKAIRAAIDSGKPALVEIMADPQERPMPPKIKSSQAIHYATALFREKFDY
- a CDS encoding NAD-binding protein gives rise to the protein MIFLIKNRIKGVFSSRKAAILIAFATIVVSVGTVAFYYVEPVLPSGQKNSFFLSLYWTIETITTVGYGDIYPSNTMARFVFFFVILFGISSYALIATEVSAWVIDKKFMEFRGLHRMTMDEHIIIVGYNDSTNELIKQLRAHNAEYVVVDDSTDASTLKSNGIVAISGNPLSTDTLKRAGIENANILVISDQADELAIMVTLKSRELNPSVKVIASCSRFEDFDIMRDAKIDSVIPLSKMHGGMLANAVLDSGGAGFLMDLVTEDAGIGLGEVQISEETKLSSLSLQANERAIALVRDGTTSAVLDSSTNLKPGDLVITLHSADRKMSQQGR